One stretch of Microplitis mediator isolate UGA2020A chromosome 9, iyMicMedi2.1, whole genome shotgun sequence DNA includes these proteins:
- the LOC130674640 gene encoding uncharacterized protein LOC130674640: protein MQLWALVLWSQSCERDILKYDSIKFNKSGDASAKCKNKFYALQILRTSEDKEWLESLEVDTNGNVKLPQNLQDNNKAGKEKENGAKKKKTPVNNAEGKSSIDGVKNILGDIFPSSKVAESSSSDGDLSDRGYSPTQEEKIVDPRTGSRVTIVKANIEYDKRIEKKFVCSTCKASQKDFTRGYEISIELMDFFREKISQFGTQKTDHLKPPSQSLQSTISTAKSSGSIFQPSEFHSTKIKDVSDQAEHHDLDFNRYSRSLDPTLVLKPKDCSSGYRKQSSSQHSRKILPNNQGPLKQPKKAADSHLITYNSPSPENLSPYRSHPTQEQVIISPSPSTGIKLNPQPKESSNKDPVKRIINNKTDDKDDLPPWNVASDKKEQLGENSGVFINSVNLKYVKTKFKEDSPETARRLFKYIIGEEL, encoded by the exons ATGCAACTCTGGGCTCTTGTCTTATGGTCTCAATCGTGCGAAcgtgatattttaaaatatgatagCATTAAATTCAACAAATCTGGTGACGCATCGGccaaatgtaaaaataagttttatgcATTACAAATCCTACGCACAAGcg AAGATAAAGAATGGCTAGAATCTTTGGAGGTTGATACTAATGGTAATGTTAAGTTACCACAAAATCTACAAGACAACAACAAGGCGgggaaagagaaagagaacgGCGCAAAGAAGAAGAAAACTCCAGTAAACAATGCTGAGGGAAAAAGCTCTATAGACGGCGTGAAAAATATCCTTGGTGATATTTTTCCATCATCAAAGGTTGCAGAGTCCTCAAGTTCTGACGGTGATCTTTCGGATCGTGGGTATTCACCAACTCAGGAGGAGAAAATAGTCGATCCTCGCACTGGATCTAGAGTCACAATCGTAAAGGCTAATATTGAGTATGATAAacggattgaaaaaaaatttgtttgcagTACTTGTAAAGCTTCTCAAAAAG ATTTTACAAGAGGCTACGAGATAAGTATAGAGTTAATGGATTTTTTCCGGGAAAAAATAAGCCAATTTGGTACACAGAAAACAGACCATTTGAAGCCACCGTCTCAGTCTCTTCAGTCTACGATTTCAACTGCAAAGTCTTCCGGAAGTATTTTTCAGCCTTCTGAATTCCATTCGACTAAGATCAAAGATGTCTCAGACCAAGCTGAACATCATGACTTGGATTTTAATCGATACTCTCGCAGTCTAGATCCGACATTAGTGCTCAAGCCTAAAGATTGTTCCAGTGGATATCGTAAACAATCTAGTTCTCAAcactcaagaaaaattttaccgAACAACCAAGGACCTCTGAAACAACCCAAGAAAGCTGCTGATTCTCATCTTATTACTTACAATTCTCCTAGCCCTGAAAATTTGTCTCCGTATCGTTCTCATCCGACACAAGAACAAGTCATTATTTCTCCGTCACCAAGTActggaataaaattgaatcCACAACCTAAAGAATCGTCAAACAAAGATCCTgttaaaagaataattaataataaaactgatgACAAGGACGATCTGCCTCCATGGAACGTTGCATCAGATAAAAAA GAACAGCTTGGGGAAAATTCTGGCGTTTTCATTAACAGTGTGAATTTAAAGTACGTGAAAACTAAATTCAAAGAGGATTCTCCTGAAACAGCACGACGTTTATTCAAGTACATCATTGGCGAAGAACTATGA